From Gemmatimonadaceae bacterium, the proteins below share one genomic window:
- a CDS encoding M20/M25/M40 family metallo-hydrolase: MRRPFATAAVAAFAAPAVAALAVATLSPLALPSQQRPAARAAAAAAAPMSPAALRDRLERYTADSMRGRLTGTADHRRATAYIASELRAMGLEPAGESGTFLQRVPLITTVLDTATSSITAAGSTLTPYVDYLPRNQGPRGRLVEGAEVIYAGVWGAPGLLGGADVRGKAVIVSTPLDNSTVIKLQAQAQFAQAAAIIVANFDLMDPSLRAALASAAMVLDDGSAPSGPELPGYLHITRATAARILGVGDLADARIGASGTPIQGQYRFKPQPVESYNVVALLRGSDPSLREEMVAIGAHSDHVGVGAPEDRDSTRAFQLELRRKQLETGGPATAELAASVHVNMDSIRALYPTPRLDSIYNGADDDGSGSMGILEVARAFAAQRERPKRSILFVWHAGEELGLFGAEHFTDHPTVDRDKIVAQLNLDMIGRGGPGEEVNGGPNYIQLIGSRRLSTQLGDMVERVSREKGFNWDFDYQYDATGHPEQFYCRSDHYMYARYGIPIVFMSTGGHADYHQVTDEVQYIDFDKLAKVSRYTFELATAVANAAERPLVDKPKPNPRGNCVQ, translated from the coding sequence ATGCGCCGCCCATTCGCCACGGCCGCCGTTGCCGCGTTTGCCGCCCCGGCCGTTGCCGCCTTGGCCGTCGCCACCCTGTCTCCGCTCGCGCTCCCCTCCCAGCAACGCCCCGCCGCCCGTGCCGCCGCTGCTGCCGCCGCGCCGATGTCGCCCGCCGCGCTCCGTGATCGCCTCGAGCGCTACACCGCCGACTCGATGCGCGGTCGGCTTACCGGAACCGCTGACCATCGCCGCGCCACGGCGTACATCGCCTCCGAGCTGCGCGCGATGGGACTTGAGCCGGCCGGCGAGAGCGGCACGTTCCTGCAACGCGTCCCGCTCATCACCACGGTGCTTGATACCGCGACATCGTCCATCACGGCCGCCGGTAGCACGCTGACTCCGTACGTGGACTACCTCCCACGCAACCAAGGCCCGCGCGGACGCCTGGTCGAGGGCGCGGAAGTCATCTACGCCGGAGTCTGGGGTGCGCCCGGGCTCCTCGGTGGCGCGGACGTTCGCGGCAAGGCAGTGATCGTCTCCACGCCGCTCGACAACTCCACGGTCATCAAGCTCCAGGCGCAGGCGCAGTTTGCCCAGGCCGCCGCCATCATCGTCGCCAACTTCGACCTGATGGACCCATCGCTGCGCGCCGCCTTGGCCAGCGCAGCGATGGTGCTCGACGACGGCAGCGCGCCCAGTGGCCCCGAACTGCCGGGCTACCTGCACATCACCCGCGCCACCGCCGCGCGCATCCTCGGTGTCGGTGATCTTGCCGACGCGCGCATCGGCGCGTCCGGCACGCCGATCCAGGGCCAGTATCGCTTCAAGCCGCAGCCCGTCGAGTCGTACAACGTCGTCGCCCTGCTGCGCGGCAGTGACCCGTCGCTGCGCGAAGAGATGGTCGCCATCGGTGCCCACAGCGACCACGTCGGCGTCGGCGCGCCCGAGGACCGCGACTCCACGCGCGCCTTCCAGCTGGAACTCCGCCGCAAGCAACTCGAGACCGGCGGCCCCGCCACAGCCGAGCTAGCCGCCTCGGTGCACGTGAACATGGATTCCATCCGCGCGCTCTACCCCACGCCGCGCCTCGACTCCATCTACAACGGCGCCGACGACGACGGCTCCGGCTCGATGGGCATCCTCGAAGTCGCCCGCGCCTTCGCTGCCCAACGCGAGCGCCCCAAGCGCTCCATACTCTTCGTCTGGCACGCCGGAGAGGAACTCGGCCTCTTTGGCGCCGAGCACTTCACGGACCACCCGACCGTCGACCGCGACAAGATCGTCGCGCAGCTCAACCTCGACATGATCGGCCGCGGCGGCCCGGGCGAGGAAGTGAACGGCGGCCCCAACTACATCCAGCTCATCGGGTCGCGCCGCCTCTCCACCCAGCTGGGCGATATGGTCGAGCGCGTCAGCCGCGAGAAGGGCTTCAACTGGGATTTCGACTACCAGTACGACGCCACCGGCCACCCCGAGCAGTTCTACTGTCGCTCGGATCACTATATGTACGCCCGGTACGGCATCCCCATCGTGTTTATGTCCACCGGCGGTCACGCCGATTACCATCAGGTCACGGACGAGGTGCAGTACATCGATTTCGACAAGCTCGCAAAGGTGAGCCGGTATACGTTTGAACTGGCGACCGCCGTGGCCAACGCCGCGGAACGGCCGCTGGTCGACAAGCCCAAGCCCAACCCGCGCGGCAACTGCGTGCAGTAG
- a CDS encoding insulinase family protein — translation MPASRILQSLALLAALSQAAESQIRVPVTVDTLPNGLTLIIHEDHSVPVVTTNVWYHVGSGDEKVGRTGFAHLFEHLMFMGSENAPYPQFDRLLEAAGANNNGSTNTDRTNYYESGPASALPLMLWLEADRLGWMLETMDAPKVDLQRDVVKNERRQSYENQPYGLAFENLTKAIYPGGHPYSWSTIGSMADLSAASLEDVKEFFRTYYTPNNATIVVAGAVKADSVRRVARQMFGEIPRGPAIERPKPAAFTLRDTVIVLEDRVQLPRVYLAWHTVPEYSRDDAALDIAAYILSGARNSRLTQALVYDRPLATNANAFNSSKRLDGDFMVMATARPGVHLDTLQAVVDAEMRKLAAAPPTARELEQAKNAIEASFLNSLEFVSAKADRLNNYYYATGTPDYFQKDLDRYLAVTAADVQRVVRQYLLTNRVTLSVVPQGKTELAATRRIAQ, via the coding sequence ATGCCCGCATCCCGCATCCTGCAATCACTGGCCTTGCTCGCGGCACTAAGCCAAGCGGCCGAGTCCCAAATCCGCGTCCCCGTCACCGTCGACACCCTCCCCAACGGCCTCACGCTGATCATCCACGAGGACCACTCCGTCCCCGTCGTGACAACCAACGTCTGGTACCACGTCGGCTCGGGTGACGAGAAGGTCGGCCGCACCGGCTTCGCGCACCTCTTCGAGCACCTGATGTTCATGGGCTCCGAAAACGCGCCCTACCCGCAGTTCGATCGCCTGCTCGAAGCGGCCGGCGCCAACAACAACGGCTCCACCAACACCGATCGCACGAACTACTACGAGTCCGGCCCCGCCTCGGCGCTGCCGCTGATGCTGTGGCTCGAGGCCGACCGCCTCGGTTGGATGCTCGAGACGATGGACGCGCCCAAGGTCGACCTGCAGCGCGACGTCGTGAAGAACGAGCGCCGCCAGAGCTACGAGAACCAGCCCTACGGCCTGGCCTTCGAGAACCTGACCAAGGCCATCTACCCGGGCGGGCATCCGTACTCGTGGAGCACCATCGGCTCGATGGCCGACCTCTCCGCCGCCTCGCTCGAGGACGTGAAGGAGTTTTTCCGCACCTACTACACGCCCAACAACGCGACCATCGTCGTGGCCGGCGCCGTGAAGGCCGACTCCGTGCGCCGCGTCGCGCGCCAGATGTTCGGCGAGATCCCGCGCGGTCCTGCCATCGAGCGCCCCAAGCCCGCCGCCTTCACGCTTCGCGACACCGTGATCGTGCTCGAGGACCGCGTGCAGTTGCCGCGTGTCTATCTCGCCTGGCACACGGTGCCCGAGTACTCGCGTGACGACGCCGCGCTCGACATCGCCGCCTACATCCTCTCCGGCGCACGCAACTCGCGGCTCACGCAGGCCCTCGTGTACGACCGCCCGCTGGCCACCAACGCCAACGCCTTCAACTCCTCGAAGCGCCTCGACGGCGACTTCATGGTGATGGCCACCGCGCGCCCCGGCGTGCACCTCGACACCCTGCAGGCCGTGGTGGACGCCGAGATGCGCAAGCTCGCCGCCGCACCGCCCACGGCGCGTGAGCTCGAGCAGGCCAAGAATGCCATCGAGGCCTCGTTCCTCAACTCGCTCGAGTTCGTGAGCGCCAAGGCCGACCGGCTGAACAACTACTACTACGCCACCGGCACGCCCGACTACTTCCAGAAGGACCTCGACCGCTACCTCGCCGTGACCGCCGCCGATGTGCAGCGCGTCGTGCGCCAGTACCTCCTCACCAACCGCGTCACGCTCAGCGTCGTCCCGCAGGGCAAGACGGAGCTCGCCGCCACGCGGAGGATCGCCCAGTGA
- a CDS encoding insulinase family protein has product MIRATRIAAAAAIVSGLALGAQAVDAQQAFDRSKAPALGPAPALVLPAVKTARLGSGAAVKVVEQRELPLVHITLQLAGGGRLDNDHPGLASFTALMIREGAGTRDANALQSEIAFLGATLSSNASWDNTSITLRVSKRNLEPALDLMADVVLRPSFKSADVERQRDLRLAGLLQAKDQPGAIANRAFETALFPKGHPYHNSLSGDSTSTAALDSASVRSFHTGAYRASRATFTVVGDISETEARTLLDRRFGSNAWRAMGAERTPAPVMATPVRNTERRVILVDKPAAAQSVVIIGTPGIERTTPDYAAIMVMNTILGGSFSSRLNSNLRETKGYTYGAGSGFQFRPLPGAWQASSQVRTNVTDSSLVEFFKEMNTLRDTPVGEDELARAKAYLALGVPGDFESTAQIAGELTSLAAFNLPLSYLAEYVAAVEKVTAADVQRVAQRLIPASNATIVVVGDLSQIRAGIEALNLGPITVIPVAELMK; this is encoded by the coding sequence GTGATTCGCGCCACCCGTATCGCGGCCGCCGCCGCCATCGTCTCCGGCCTCGCGCTCGGCGCTCAGGCCGTCGACGCACAGCAGGCCTTCGACCGCTCGAAGGCACCAGCCCTCGGGCCCGCGCCAGCGCTCGTGCTGCCCGCCGTGAAGACCGCGCGGCTCGGCAGCGGTGCCGCCGTCAAGGTCGTCGAGCAGCGTGAGCTGCCGCTCGTGCACATTACGCTGCAGCTGGCCGGTGGCGGACGGCTCGACAACGACCATCCCGGCCTCGCCTCGTTCACGGCCCTGATGATCCGCGAGGGCGCCGGCACGCGCGACGCCAACGCCCTCCAGTCCGAGATCGCCTTCCTCGGCGCCACGCTGTCCAGCAACGCCTCCTGGGACAACACCAGCATCACGCTGCGCGTGTCCAAGCGGAATCTCGAACCGGCGCTTGACCTGATGGCGGACGTCGTGCTGCGCCCCAGCTTCAAGTCCGCCGACGTCGAGCGCCAGCGCGACCTGCGCCTCGCGGGACTGCTGCAGGCCAAGGACCAGCCCGGCGCCATCGCCAATCGCGCCTTCGAGACCGCCCTCTTCCCCAAGGGTCACCCGTATCACAATTCGCTCTCGGGTGATTCCACCAGCACCGCGGCCCTCGACTCGGCCAGCGTGCGCTCCTTCCACACCGGCGCCTACCGCGCCTCGCGCGCGACGTTCACCGTCGTTGGCGACATCTCCGAGACGGAAGCGCGCACGCTGCTCGACCGTCGCTTCGGCAGCAACGCCTGGCGGGCGATGGGCGCCGAGCGCACGCCCGCGCCTGTGATGGCGACGCCCGTCCGCAACACCGAGCGTCGCGTCATCCTCGTCGACAAGCCGGCCGCCGCACAGTCGGTCGTCATCATCGGCACGCCGGGCATCGAGCGCACCACGCCCGACTACGCCGCCATCATGGTGATGAACACCATCCTCGGCGGCTCCTTCTCCTCGCGCCTCAACAGCAACCTGCGCGAGACCAAGGGCTACACCTACGGGGCCGGCTCCGGCTTCCAGTTCCGCCCGCTGCCCGGCGCCTGGCAGGCCAGCTCGCAGGTGCGCACCAACGTCACGGACAGCTCGCTCGTTGAGTTCTTCAAGGAGATGAACACCCTACGCGACACACCCGTCGGTGAGGACGAGCTCGCGCGCGCCAAGGCCTACCTGGCCCTCGGCGTGCCGGGCGACTTCGAGTCCACGGCGCAGATCGCCGGCGAGCTCACCTCGCTCGCCGCGTTCAATCTCCCGCTGAGCTACCTCGCCGAGTATGTGGCCGCGGTGGAGAAGGTCACGGCGGCGGACGTGCAGCGCGTGGCCCAGCGGCTCATCCCGGCATCCAACGCCACGATTGTCGTCGTGGGCGATCTGTCGCAGATTCGTGCAGGCATCGAGGCCCTCAACCTTGGCCCCATCACGGTGATCCCTGTTGCGGAGCTGATGAAGTAG